In Candidatus Auribacterota bacterium, the following proteins share a genomic window:
- a CDS encoding DNA topoisomerase VI subunit B, which yields MPKKIRRKLADKKAEKPGGKAATKSSRLKTPRELGENGMELHQEEIAYQMALRQREISVSEFFSKNRHLLGFDNPKKALLTTVKEAVDNSLDACEEAKIIPEIRVAVLPISEDRFRVVVEDNGPGIVKTQIPKIFGKLLYGSKFHTLKQARGQQGIGISAAGMYGQLTTGQPVRITSKIGPKKPAHYFEIRVDTQKNTPEIIKDDEVQWESPHGTKVEIELEARCQKGRQSVENYLEQVSLANPHVLITYHGPEGEKIVLARAANSLPREPKEIKPHPYGVELGVLMQMLKTTKAKRLRSFLMQDFSRVGTKVAREVCAKAGLPETAYPSRIAREETDKLYQAINATKIMSPPTDCLSPIGEELILAALKKQIKADFYTATTRSPSVYRGNPFHIEVGLAWGGPRAGGEDGEDEPLANLLRFANRVPLLYQQSACAITKAVIGTNWRGYGLPQARGALPSGSMTLMVHMVSVWVPFTSESKEAIAHYPEILKEIKLGVQEVGRKLHSYLSRRARIADAEKKKAYIEKYLPHIGIALREILKLNKAQEGRVVRILTEILEKSRKME from the coding sequence ATGCCCAAAAAGATAAGGCGGAAACTCGCGGACAAAAAAGCTGAAAAGCCCGGTGGAAAAGCCGCGACAAAAAGCTCCAGGCTCAAAACCCCGAGGGAGCTCGGGGAGAACGGAATGGAACTCCACCAGGAGGAGATCGCCTACCAGATGGCGCTCCGGCAGCGGGAGATTTCCGTCTCTGAGTTTTTCAGCAAGAACAGGCATCTGCTTGGATTCGACAATCCGAAGAAGGCCCTCCTCACCACGGTGAAAGAGGCCGTGGACAACAGCCTGGACGCATGCGAAGAGGCGAAGATCATTCCTGAAATCAGGGTTGCCGTGCTACCGATCAGCGAAGACCGGTTCAGGGTCGTCGTTGAAGACAACGGGCCGGGCATAGTAAAGACGCAGATTCCAAAGATCTTCGGCAAGCTCCTCTACGGCTCAAAATTCCACACGCTCAAACAGGCCCGCGGGCAGCAGGGGATCGGTATTTCCGCCGCGGGAATGTACGGCCAGCTCACGACGGGGCAGCCGGTCAGGATCACGTCAAAAATCGGGCCGAAGAAACCAGCGCACTATTTCGAGATCCGCGTGGACACGCAGAAGAACACACCCGAGATCATCAAGGACGACGAGGTGCAGTGGGAATCACCACACGGCACAAAGGTTGAGATCGAGCTCGAGGCCAGGTGCCAGAAGGGGCGCCAGTCGGTTGAGAATTACCTGGAGCAGGTTTCCCTCGCAAACCCCCATGTCCTCATCACCTACCATGGCCCCGAGGGCGAGAAGATCGTACTCGCGCGCGCGGCGAATTCCCTCCCCCGAGAGCCCAAGGAGATCAAGCCCCACCCGTACGGCGTTGAGCTCGGCGTGCTCATGCAGATGCTCAAAACCACAAAGGCAAAGCGGCTCCGCTCGTTCCTCATGCAGGATTTTTCAAGGGTGGGGACAAAAGTGGCGCGGGAGGTCTGCGCAAAGGCCGGCCTTCCTGAAACCGCGTACCCCTCCAGGATCGCGCGCGAAGAGACGGATAAGCTCTACCAGGCCATCAACGCCACGAAGATCATGAGCCCGCCGACCGACTGCCTCTCCCCGATCGGCGAGGAGCTCATCCTGGCGGCCCTGAAGAAACAGATCAAGGCGGACTTCTACACCGCCACCACGCGCTCGCCGTCGGTCTACCGCGGCAACCCATTCCACATCGAGGTGGGGCTGGCGTGGGGAGGACCACGCGCGGGCGGCGAAGACGGCGAGGATGAGCCTCTCGCCAACCTGCTCCGGTTCGCCAACCGCGTCCCGCTCCTCTACCAGCAGTCGGCGTGCGCGATCACCAAGGCGGTGATCGGGACGAACTGGCGCGGCTACGGGCTCCCGCAGGCGCGCGGCGCCCTGCCCTCCGGCTCGATGACGCTCATGGTGCACATGGTCTCGGTGTGGGTGCCGTTCACCTCCGAGAGCAAAGAGGCGATCGCCCACTACCCGGAGATCCTCAAGGAGATCAAGCTCGGCGTGCAGGAGGTGGGCAGGAAGCTCCACTCGTATCTCAGCCGCCGCGCCCGGATCGCCGACGCGGAGAAGAAAAAGGCCTACATCGAGAAGTATCTGCCGCACATCGGGATCGCGCTCAGGGAAATCCTCAAGCTCAACAAGGCGCAGGAGGGAAGGGTCGTCAGGATACTGACGGAGATCCTGGAAAAGTCGAGGAAGATGGAATAA